The Rhododendron vialii isolate Sample 1 chromosome 8a, ASM3025357v1 genome has a window encoding:
- the LOC131298064 gene encoding transcription factor BIM2 isoform X2 → MLKDLLPQNDQKRDKASLLLEVIEYVQFLQEKLQLYEGPYQGWTQVPSKLMPWKSNSAPVESFMDPSQLMRNGSGQEDNTVVMPAMLSNARNSAESDLGEADAYDALNHPPMASNQATPSQIPLQSGVLEDMHTQAHQTSVSYSGQLASQSQSQFWQVRQSTTENAVTSYALGEQEELKVGSAEASFSNAYSQGLLNTLTQALQSSGVDLSQASISVQLDVGKRANTGPTTTFGEKDPQNYSPGNQLRAVHGLGSSYDDSGQAHKRLRT, encoded by the exons ATGTTGAAGGATCTCCTACCTCAAAATGATCAGAAGAGAGACAAAGCTTCACTTTTATTGGAG GTTATTGAGTACGTCCAGTTTTTACAGGAGAAGTTACAGTTGTATGAAGGGCCGTACCAAGGTTGGACTCAGGTGCCCTCAAAGTTGATGCCATGG AAAAGCAATTCTGCGCCTGTAGAAAGTTTTATGGATCCATCGCAACTCATGAGGAATGGATCTGGTCAGGAAGATAATACTGTTGTCATGCCAGCCATGCTCTCTAATGCACGTAACTCAGCAGAATCTGACTTGGGTGAGGCTGATGCATATGATGCATTAAATCATCCCCCTATGGCATCGAATCAAGCAACTCCAAGTCAAATACCATTGCAATCTGGTGTTCTTGAGGATATGCATACACAAGCTCATCAAACATCTGTTTCTTATTCTGGGCAGTTGGCTTCCCAGTCCCAATCGCAATTTTGGCAGGTTAGACAATCTACAACTGAGAATGCTGTTACAAGCTATGCTCTTGGTGAACAGGAAGAGCTCAAAGTTGGAAGTGCTGAAGCTAGCTTTTCGAATGCCTACTCCCAAGG GTTATTGAATACCTTGACTCAAGCGCTGCAATCTTCCGGAGTGGATTTGTCACAGGCCAGCATCTCAGTGCAGCTTGATGTTGGAAAACGAGCAAATACTGGACCGACTACTACATTTGGTGAAAAG GATCCTCAGAACTATTCTCCTGGCAATCAGTTGAGGGCAGTCCATGGGCTTGGGAGCAGCTATGATGACTCCGGTCAAGCTCATAAAAGGCTGAGGACCTAA
- the LOC131298064 gene encoding transcription factor BIM2 isoform X1 yields the protein MVRSLKSHHEEEEEDEDEEFVSRTTDATSHIAKADGKGTGQKGNAPRSKHSETEQRRRCKINERFQMLKDLLPQNDQKRDKASLLLEVIEYVQFLQEKLQLYEGPYQGWTQVPSKLMPWKSNSAPVESFMDPSQLMRNGSGQEDNTVVMPAMLSNARNSAESDLGEADAYDALNHPPMASNQATPSQIPLQSGVLEDMHTQAHQTSVSYSGQLASQSQSQFWQVRQSTTENAVTSYALGEQEELKVGSAEASFSNAYSQGLLNTLTQALQSSGVDLSQASISVQLDVGKRANTGPTTTFGEKDPQNYSPGNQLRAVHGLGSSYDDSGQAHKRLRT from the exons ATGGTGAGAAGTCTGAAGAGCCACcacgaagaggaagaagaagacgaagatgaGGAATTTGTCTCCAGAACAACAGATGCTACTTCTCATATAG CAAAAGCAGATGGAAAAGGCACCGGTCAGAAGGGCAACGCGCCTCGGTCCAAGCATTCCGAGACGGAACAGCGTCGGAGGTGCAAAATTAACGAGAG ATTTCAGATGTTGAAGGATCTCCTACCTCAAAATGATCAGAAGAGAGACAAAGCTTCACTTTTATTGGAG GTTATTGAGTACGTCCAGTTTTTACAGGAGAAGTTACAGTTGTATGAAGGGCCGTACCAAGGTTGGACTCAGGTGCCCTCAAAGTTGATGCCATGG AAAAGCAATTCTGCGCCTGTAGAAAGTTTTATGGATCCATCGCAACTCATGAGGAATGGATCTGGTCAGGAAGATAATACTGTTGTCATGCCAGCCATGCTCTCTAATGCACGTAACTCAGCAGAATCTGACTTGGGTGAGGCTGATGCATATGATGCATTAAATCATCCCCCTATGGCATCGAATCAAGCAACTCCAAGTCAAATACCATTGCAATCTGGTGTTCTTGAGGATATGCATACACAAGCTCATCAAACATCTGTTTCTTATTCTGGGCAGTTGGCTTCCCAGTCCCAATCGCAATTTTGGCAGGTTAGACAATCTACAACTGAGAATGCTGTTACAAGCTATGCTCTTGGTGAACAGGAAGAGCTCAAAGTTGGAAGTGCTGAAGCTAGCTTTTCGAATGCCTACTCCCAAGG GTTATTGAATACCTTGACTCAAGCGCTGCAATCTTCCGGAGTGGATTTGTCACAGGCCAGCATCTCAGTGCAGCTTGATGTTGGAAAACGAGCAAATACTGGACCGACTACTACATTTGGTGAAAAG GATCCTCAGAACTATTCTCCTGGCAATCAGTTGAGGGCAGTCCATGGGCTTGGGAGCAGCTATGATGACTCCGGTCAAGCTCATAAAAGGCTGAGGACCTAA